From a region of the Kwoniella newhampshirensis strain CBS 13917 chromosome 11, whole genome shotgun sequence genome:
- a CDS encoding transcription initiation factor IIA subunit 2 produces MASGQSYYEFYRGSSIGTALTDSLDELITQGDIPPQLAMRVLQQFDKSLTECLQKNVKHKTTVKGHLATYRLCDDVWTFVVKDPQFKMEGIGSGGEVVTAPKVKIVACKSGDAPEGKKSGGRSGDYA; encoded by the exons ATGGCATCCGGTCAGAGCTACTACGAGTTTTACAGAGGttccag TATCGGTACGGCTCTTACCGATTCACTTGACGAACTGATCACCCAAGGCGATATACCTCCTCAATTGGCGATGCGAGTATTGCAACAA TTCGACAAATCCTTGACTGAATGTCTTCAAAAGAACGTAAAGCACAAGACTACTGTCAAG GGACATCTCGCAACATATAGACTCTGTGATGACGTATGGACATTCGTGGTGAAAGATCCTCAATTTAAGATGGAAGGGATCGGAtctgg CGGCGAAGTCGTCACGGCACCCAAGGTCAAGATCGTAGCTTGCAAGAGCGGGGATGCGCCCGAGGGCAAGAAATCAGGTGGCAGAAGCGGTGATTATGCGTAA